In Lacrimispora indolis DSM 755, a genomic segment contains:
- a CDS encoding glycoside hydrolase family 2 protein, with translation MIRTFQTNKIRETRELSGSLWNLSPCAGEHKDEKYSVAVPCCWETVPDLSNYRGTGLFSRTMEAEGNIRLVFKGVSHTARVCLDGRVIGEHYNAYTPFSFIVKNVSKGDHLLEVYADNSFHENSALHVPNDYMSYGGISRGVVLETLEDAFIEFIHAVPVRLEEGWNTKVLVKIKNLSAEEKGYGLIIQLNGRRVVIDEAVIGPEEERLVEADIFPGEVETWEMENPRLYEIRGILTENGREIDDLIDRIGYREIKTEGKDILLNGRKLLIKGFCRHEDHPMFACALPFSAMQQDLLIARDLGANSIRTSHYPNDELFLDLCDEQGILVWEENHARGLTLEQMKNPNFEEQAERCIEEMITAHINHPSVIIWGILNECASDTEYGYDCYKKQYDLIKSLDDTRPRSSASCKFKTDICLGLPEIVSYNLYPEWYHDTPVGDYVEDIYHWVQAESQGRDKPFLVTEIGAGAIYGYRSQTMCKWSEEYQAKALENQIRAVLDHREICGIYIWQFCDVRVSDEWFGSRPRTMNNKGIVDEFRRRKMSYDVVKGLFHSYPDYKERSGA, from the coding sequence ATGATCAGAACATTTCAAACCAATAAAATCAGGGAAACCAGGGAGCTAAGCGGCAGCTTGTGGAATTTATCCCCGTGTGCAGGGGAACATAAAGATGAAAAATACAGCGTAGCTGTTCCCTGCTGCTGGGAGACGGTTCCGGATTTATCAAATTACCGGGGAACAGGGCTCTTTTCAAGAACCATGGAGGCAGAAGGCAACATCAGGCTGGTATTTAAAGGTGTGAGCCATACCGCAAGGGTATGCCTGGATGGAAGGGTAATCGGTGAGCATTATAATGCTTATACTCCCTTTTCTTTTATCGTAAAAAATGTCTCCAAAGGGGATCATTTATTGGAGGTGTATGCGGATAATTCCTTCCATGAAAACAGTGCTCTGCACGTGCCCAATGATTATATGAGCTATGGAGGGATCAGCAGAGGAGTTGTATTGGAAACTCTGGAAGATGCTTTTATTGAGTTTATTCATGCAGTTCCTGTCCGGCTGGAAGAGGGCTGGAATACAAAAGTATTGGTAAAAATAAAAAATTTATCAGCGGAAGAAAAAGGGTATGGACTCATAATCCAGCTCAATGGAAGGCGTGTTGTGATTGATGAGGCCGTCATTGGTCCGGAAGAGGAAAGACTGGTTGAGGCTGATATTTTCCCCGGGGAGGTGGAAACCTGGGAGATGGAAAATCCCAGGCTTTATGAGATCCGCGGGATCCTTACGGAAAATGGGAGGGAAATTGACGATTTGATCGACCGGATCGGGTACCGGGAGATCAAAACAGAAGGAAAGGATATCCTTCTTAATGGCAGGAAGCTTCTCATCAAGGGCTTCTGCCGCCATGAAGATCATCCCATGTTCGCCTGTGCCCTTCCTTTTTCCGCAATGCAGCAGGATCTGCTGATCGCCAGGGATTTGGGCGCCAATTCCATCCGTACCTCCCATTATCCCAATGATGAGCTTTTTCTGGATTTATGTGATGAACAGGGAATTCTCGTATGGGAAGAAAATCATGCCAGAGGGCTGACTTTGGAGCAGATGAAAAATCCCAACTTTGAGGAACAGGCGGAACGCTGTATTGAAGAAATGATCACCGCCCATATAAACCATCCGTCCGTTATCATATGGGGAATCTTAAATGAATGCGCCAGTGACACGGAATATGGCTATGACTGTTATAAAAAGCAGTATGATTTGATCAAAAGCCTGGATGATACACGGCCAAGATCCTCTGCCAGCTGTAAATTTAAAACAGATATCTGTCTGGGACTTCCTGAAATCGTATCCTACAACTTATACCCGGAGTGGTACCATGATACGCCTGTAGGAGATTATGTGGAGGATATTTACCATTGGGTCCAGGCTGAGAGCCAAGGCAGAGACAAGCCGTTTCTTGTGACTGAGATCGGAGCAGGTGCAATTTACGGATATCGGTCCCAGACCATGTGCAAGTGGTCTGAGGAATACCAGGCCAAAGCATTGGAGAACCAGATCCGGGCAGTATTGGATCACCGTGAGATCTGCGGTATTTATATCTGGCAATTCTGCGATGTCCGGGTCAGTGATGAATGGTTCGGCAGCAGGCCCAGAACCATGAACAATAAGGGGATCGTTGATGAGTTCCGCAGAAGGAAGATGTCCTATGATGTGGTCAAAGGCCTGTTTCATTCCTATCCGGATTATAAGGAAAGGTCTGGAGCTTGA
- a CDS encoding glycoside hydrolase family 88 protein produces the protein MNLSQQDRDWVSSALEKITGKMMPVTERTKDKVPYTAIDGVFDDRSGSDDIAWWTNGFWGGIMWQLFSVTGEPLYKETAIKLEEKLDAVLMNPEGLDHDNGFKWLPTAVAHYRIDRNQKSRNRALLAADNLAGRFNLSGNFIRAWNDWGEDDHRGYAIIDCMMNLPLLYWASEVTQDPRFKQIAEAHAVTAGKYFVREDGSVSHIVEFDPFTGEMRKTHGGQGYGEGSSWTRGQSWGLYGFVLSYIHTGEVHYLHTARKIVHYFISNIPENGLIPVDFRQPETCTWEDSTAAAIAACGLIEIAKNTEGRDSQVYLNWALKLLKALEQERCCWDHKTDNLLKKCTAAYHDKTHEFSIIYGDYYFIEAVCKLSGKGIFIW, from the coding sequence ATGAATTTATCACAGCAGGATAGGGATTGGGTATCATCTGCCCTTGAGAAGATAACCGGCAAAATGATGCCCGTAACAGAGCGGACAAAGGATAAGGTGCCTTATACAGCCATTGACGGAGTATTTGATGACCGTTCCGGAAGTGATGATATCGCCTGGTGGACAAATGGCTTCTGGGGAGGCATAATGTGGCAGCTTTTTTCCGTGACAGGAGAACCGCTTTATAAGGAAACAGCCATAAAGCTGGAGGAAAAGCTGGATGCCGTTCTGATGAACCCGGAGGGCCTGGACCATGACAATGGCTTTAAATGGCTTCCAACGGCAGTGGCCCATTACCGGATTGACCGGAATCAGAAGTCCCGTAACAGAGCTTTGCTGGCAGCAGACAATCTGGCAGGAAGATTCAATCTTTCCGGGAATTTCATCCGGGCGTGGAACGACTGGGGAGAAGATGACCACAGGGGTTATGCAATCATTGACTGCATGATGAACCTTCCGCTGCTGTACTGGGCCAGTGAGGTGACACAGGATCCAAGGTTTAAGCAGATCGCAGAGGCTCACGCCGTAACAGCGGGGAAATACTTTGTAAGGGAAGACGGATCGGTCAGTCATATTGTGGAGTTTGACCCGTTTACCGGGGAAATGAGAAAAACCCACGGCGGGCAGGGATATGGAGAAGGTTCTTCCTGGACAAGAGGTCAGAGCTGGGGTCTTTATGGCTTTGTACTCAGCTACATCCATACAGGAGAGGTCCATTATTTACATACGGCCAGAAAGATTGTGCATTACTTTATTTCCAATATTCCGGAAAACGGCCTCATTCCGGTGGATTTCCGGCAGCCGGAAACCTGCACATGGGAAGATTCAACGGCAGCGGCCATTGCAGCCTGCGGTCTGATTGAAATCGCCAAAAATACGGAAGGCAGGGACAGCCAGGTCTATCTTAATTGGGCTCTTAAGCTGTTAAAGGCGTTGGAGCAGGAGCGGTGCTGCTGGGATCATAAGACAGATAATCTTCTTAAAAAGTGTACCGCTGCCTACCATGACAAAACCCACGAATTTTCCATTATTTATGGGGATTATTATTTTATTGAAGCAGTATGTAAGCTTTCCGGAAAGGGAATCTTCATCTGGTAA
- a CDS encoding sugar phosphate isomerase/epimerase family protein, with product MKYSLFTVSVPDMTPEQALSKMKELGYDGVDWRVTDIPDDPEILKEEPSYWRNNLCTIDIETIDKKAEEIKALTDRYGICIHALATYLKCSDSGDRIERCMAAAKAMGCGRIRVNAPSYDGKRTYGELFEEATAGFKQVEELAKKHGVKAAFEMHMRTITPSASAAYRLASQFDPNYIGVIYDTGNVIYEGFEEYKMAFEILGPYLDQIHVKNAKWVKEPVDGKEKYLPTWAPFAEGHADFERCFRALKEVGYDGFITFEDFSSADSSEEKLKSDINYMKRLVETIE from the coding sequence ATGAAATATTCACTATTTACAGTAAGTGTGCCGGATATGACGCCGGAACAGGCATTATCAAAGATGAAAGAATTGGGGTATGACGGAGTGGACTGGAGGGTAACAGATATTCCTGATGATCCTGAAATCTTAAAGGAAGAGCCCTCTTACTGGAGAAACAATCTTTGCACCATTGATATTGAAACCATTGATAAAAAGGCGGAGGAAATAAAGGCTCTCACCGACCGGTACGGAATCTGCATTCATGCCCTGGCCACCTATTTAAAATGTTCGGACAGCGGAGACAGGATTGAACGGTGTATGGCAGCGGCAAAGGCCATGGGCTGCGGACGGATCAGGGTCAATGCCCCTTCCTATGACGGGAAACGGACTTACGGCGAATTATTTGAAGAGGCAACAGCAGGATTTAAGCAGGTTGAGGAGCTGGCAAAAAAGCACGGCGTTAAGGCTGCTTTTGAAATGCATATGAGAACCATTACCCCGTCTGCAAGCGCGGCGTACCGTCTGGCCTCACAGTTTGATCCCAATTATATCGGCGTGATCTATGATACAGGAAATGTGATCTATGAAGGCTTTGAAGAATACAAGATGGCTTTTGAAATTTTAGGACCGTATCTGGATCAGATCCACGTAAAAAATGCCAAATGGGTGAAGGAACCTGTGGATGGAAAAGAAAAATATCTTCCCACCTGGGCTCCGTTTGCAGAGGGGCATGCAGACTTTGAAAGGTGTTTCCGGGCTCTGAAAGAGGTTGGCTATGACGGATTTATCACATTTGAGGACTTTTCTTCTGCAGACAGTTCAGAAGAAAAGCTGAAAAGTGATATTAATTATATGAAAAGACTTGTTGAAACCATAGAATAG
- a CDS encoding ABC transporter substrate-binding protein, translating into MKRKQLLAGFMAMIMAAGGITGCSSQSAGKSGGNEKVTIKVALWDYSNTKYYKTMFDAFMEKNPDITVEPVEFSADEYDNTITTQLGGKQDFDVVFTKGTPALSALILQGHVLALDDFMAQDDSFSKDHYLGLIDQLQLDGKTYGVPFRKDNNMIFYNKDLFDKAGVPYPQDGMTMKEYHELAAEMTSGSGNEKVYGAHVHTWPSNVYNYARRIEAFDQLDKESYQNLKPYYEEILAMQDEGVVQDYGALKASNIHYSGVFYNQQTAMLQIGSWFINMCLENVKDFNWGCCSIPNVDGIGNTNAIGGVTPVAIGAYAKHPQEAWKFITSVCGEEGAELLAQTGIVPGYNSEKISGIFDSMHETYPNAPEKLSEYIDVDKYMVEQRMDRLTKEIDNILQEQHSAIMTKSVTVDEGLKQLYDRVSEAEKQ; encoded by the coding sequence ATGAAAAGGAAACAGTTATTAGCAGGTTTCATGGCAATGATCATGGCAGCCGGGGGGATCACGGGATGCAGCAGCCAGTCCGCAGGAAAATCCGGAGGCAATGAAAAGGTGACCATTAAAGTGGCTCTTTGGGATTATTCCAATACCAAGTATTATAAGACTATGTTTGATGCGTTTATGGAAAAGAACCCTGACATTACAGTAGAGCCGGTGGAGTTTTCCGCAGATGAGTATGATAACACCATTACCACGCAGCTTGGAGGAAAGCAGGATTTTGATGTTGTGTTTACAAAGGGAACTCCGGCATTAAGCGCCCTGATCTTACAGGGCCATGTGCTTGCTTTAGATGATTTCATGGCACAGGACGATTCCTTCAGCAAAGATCATTATTTAGGTTTGATTGACCAGCTGCAGCTGGATGGAAAAACCTATGGGGTTCCATTCAGAAAAGACAATAACATGATATTCTACAACAAAGACCTTTTTGATAAGGCTGGAGTCCCCTATCCACAGGATGGAATGACCATGAAGGAATATCATGAACTGGCAGCTGAAATGACAAGCGGAAGCGGGAATGAAAAGGTATACGGAGCCCACGTACATACATGGCCCAGTAATGTTTATAATTACGCACGACGAATCGAAGCATTTGATCAGCTGGATAAAGAAAGTTATCAAAACTTAAAACCGTATTATGAAGAAATATTAGCCATGCAGGATGAAGGAGTTGTTCAGGATTACGGCGCGCTCAAGGCTTCCAATATCCATTATTCCGGTGTGTTTTACAACCAGCAGACAGCCATGCTTCAGATCGGTTCCTGGTTCATCAACATGTGTCTTGAAAATGTAAAGGATTTTAACTGGGGCTGCTGCAGCATACCCAATGTAGATGGGATCGGCAATACCAATGCCATTGGAGGAGTGACTCCTGTTGCCATCGGTGCCTATGCAAAACATCCGCAAGAGGCATGGAAATTCATCACCAGCGTATGCGGAGAGGAAGGAGCGGAGCTTCTTGCCCAGACAGGAATCGTACCGGGCTACAACTCTGAAAAGATCAGCGGGATCTTTGATTCCATGCATGAGACATATCCCAATGCGCCTGAAAAACTGTCGGAATACATTGATGTTGATAAATATATGGTAGAGCAGCGCATGGACAGGCTGACAAAGGAAATTGATAATATTTTACAGGAACAGCACAGCGCAATCATGACCAAGAGCGTTACTGTGGATGAGGGGCTTAAACAGCTTTATGACAGAGTTTCAGAAGCAGAAAAACAGTAA
- a CDS encoding carbohydrate ABC transporter permease, which produces MTEFQKQKNSKQPESAGLGKEESVRKEHDPKKNKKPLARKKTLVAYSFILPNLIGFFIFTLIPIVFSLLLSFCEWDSGNPIRFVGLKNFITMFTKDSSFWIALKNTLCYTLVTVPVTMVFALSLAILMNKELKGRVFFRSVLFFPYVASLVAVAVVWMALFNPDRGPVNSILMALGMLNPPRWAASTKWALPTIIGLTVWKSMGYYMVVYLAALQGVSGELYEAASLDGANQWKQFLHITWPSVTPTTFFILMMLMVSTFKSYDTMYITTQGGPGEATKVLAYHIYNSAFISSKFGYASAVAMVLLGIIMMVTLIQFKGEKKFTSYL; this is translated from the coding sequence ATGACAGAGTTTCAGAAGCAGAAAAACAGTAAACAGCCGGAAAGTGCCGGCCTGGGAAAGGAGGAATCTGTGAGAAAGGAACATGATCCGAAAAAAAACAAAAAGCCGCTGGCCAGAAAGAAGACTTTGGTGGCATACTCTTTTATTCTTCCCAATTTGATCGGTTTTTTTATTTTCACATTAATACCTATTGTATTCTCACTGCTTTTAAGCTTTTGTGAGTGGGATTCGGGCAATCCTATCCGATTTGTGGGATTAAAAAATTTTATAACAATGTTTACAAAAGATTCAAGCTTCTGGATTGCACTGAAAAACACACTGTGTTATACTCTGGTAACTGTGCCTGTTACCATGGTATTTGCATTGTCTCTGGCGATATTGATGAACAAGGAGTTAAAAGGACGCGTATTTTTCCGTTCCGTTCTTTTCTTTCCCTATGTGGCGTCTCTTGTGGCAGTAGCCGTTGTATGGATGGCCCTGTTTAATCCGGACCGGGGTCCTGTTAACAGCATTCTCATGGCTTTAGGGATGTTAAACCCTCCCAGGTGGGCAGCTTCCACGAAGTGGGCCCTGCCCACCATCATCGGCCTTACAGTCTGGAAAAGCATGGGTTATTATATGGTGGTTTATTTAGCGGCTCTCCAGGGAGTTTCAGGAGAATTGTATGAAGCGGCGTCTTTAGACGGAGCCAATCAATGGAAACAGTTTTTACATATTACCTGGCCAAGTGTGACTCCCACCACCTTTTTCATTCTGATGATGCTTATGGTATCCACCTTTAAATCCTATGATACCATGTATATCACAACCCAGGGAGGCCCTGGGGAGGCGACCAAGGTACTGGCCTACCACATTTATAACAGTGCATTCATCAGCTCAAAATTCGGCTATGCCAGTGCGGTGGCCATGGTATTGTTGGGAATTATCATGATGGTAACTCTCATCCAGTTTAAGGGTGAAAAGAAATTCACAAGCTATCTGTAA
- a CDS encoding carbohydrate ABC transporter permease, with translation MSRNQMKVIASGGKNVFIYAALILMAVVMLIPFAWMISASLKLEKDVFSFPIVWLPPKPQWGNYLEIWKKVPLLTGFLNTAKLTLFTTVLQIITSSFAAYAFAKLEFKGRDTLFMLYVMTISIPWQVYMVPQYKLMTWLGLTDSHLGIILMHAFTAMGVFLMRQFFIGIPGELLEAARIDGLSEYGIWAKLMLPLSRPAVATLCITSFTFEWNDFMGPLIYLSSQKNKTIQLMLRMFNTQYSSNYAQIMAAATVALIPVLILFVFLQRYFVEGVASSGIKG, from the coding sequence ATGAGCAGGAATCAAATGAAAGTAATTGCCTCCGGAGGCAAGAACGTGTTTATTTATGCCGCTCTTATTCTGATGGCGGTTGTTATGCTGATCCCCTTTGCATGGATGATATCCGCATCCTTAAAGCTGGAGAAAGATGTGTTTTCGTTTCCCATTGTATGGCTGCCCCCTAAACCCCAATGGGGAAACTATCTGGAGATATGGAAAAAGGTCCCGCTTTTGACCGGTTTCTTAAATACAGCCAAGTTAACGCTGTTTACTACGGTCCTTCAGATTATTACCTCCAGCTTTGCAGCCTACGCCTTTGCGAAGCTGGAATTTAAGGGAAGGGATACGCTGTTTATGCTGTATGTAATGACCATATCCATTCCCTGGCAGGTTTATATGGTTCCCCAGTATAAGCTTATGACATGGTTAGGGCTGACGGACAGCCATCTTGGGATAATCCTGATGCATGCGTTTACTGCTATGGGGGTATTCCTCATGAGACAGTTTTTTATCGGCATTCCGGGGGAACTGTTAGAGGCAGCCAGAATTGACGGGTTAAGTGAGTACGGCATATGGGCAAAGCTGATGCTTCCCTTATCAAGGCCTGCAGTGGCAACCCTTTGCATAACCTCTTTTACCTTTGAATGGAATGATTTTATGGGCCCCCTTATTTATCTGTCGTCCCAGAAAAATAAAACCATACAGCTGATGCTGCGGATGTTTAATACCCAGTATTCCTCTAACTATGCACAGATCATGGCAGCAGCCACAGTAGCGCTGATACCGGTGCTGATCCTCTTCGTATTCCTGCAGAGATATTTTGTGGAAGGGGTCGCAAGCTCCGGTATCAAAGGGTAA